The following are encoded in a window of Lactobacillus intestinalis genomic DNA:
- the rplF gene encoding 50S ribosomal protein L6, with translation MSRIGLKTIEVPDSVTVTKNGDDITVKGPKGELTRYFDPKITFNQEDGKINFTRSSESDKALHGTERANLASMIEGVVDGYKKTLKLIGVGYRAQAQGNKLTLNVGYSHPVVLTAPEGVSVKTTSATDIEVEGISKQNVGQFAAEIRDVRPPETYKGKGIRYTDEYVRRKEGKTGK, from the coding sequence ATGAGTCGTATTGGTTTAAAGACTATTGAAGTCCCTGACAGTGTTACTGTTACTAAGAATGGTGATGACATTACTGTTAAGGGTCCAAAAGGTGAATTAACTAGATATTTTGATCCAAAGATTACTTTCAATCAAGAAGATGGTAAGATCAACTTCACTCGTTCAAGTGAAAGTGATAAGGCTCTTCACGGTACCGAAAGAGCTAACTTAGCATCAATGATCGAAGGTGTAGTTGATGGTTACAAGAAGACTTTGAAGTTAATCGGTGTTGGTTACCGTGCACAAGCTCAAGGTAACAAGTTAACTTTAAATGTTGGTTATTCTCACCCAGTTGTATTGACTGCTCCTGAAGGCGTTTCTGTAAAAACAACTTCAGCAACTGATATCGAAGTAGAAGGTATCTCTAAGCAAAATGTTGGTCAATTTGCAGCTGAAATTCGCGATGTACGTCCACCAGAAACTTATAAGGGTAAGGGTATTCGTTACACTGACGAATATGTACGTCGTAAGGAAGGTAAGACTGGTAAGTAA
- the rplR gene encoding 50S ribosomal protein L18 translates to MISKPDKNKLRLKRHKRIRGKISGTAERPRLSIFRSNKNIYAQLIDDVAGVTLASASTLDKTVSEDANKVDQAAAVGKAIAEAAKAKNISNVVFDRSGYLYHGRISALADAARENGLEF, encoded by the coding sequence GTGATTTCAAAACCAGATAAAAACAAATTACGCTTAAAGCGTCATAAACGTATTCGTGGTAAGATTTCTGGTACTGCTGAGCGCCCACGCTTAAGTATCTTTCGTTCAAACAAAAACATCTACGCTCAATTAATTGATGACGTAGCGGGTGTAACGCTTGCAAGTGCCTCAACTTTGGATAAGACTGTATCAGAAGATGCAAACAAAGTAGATCAAGCTGCAGCTGTTGGTAAAGCTATTGCTGAAGCAGCTAAGGCTAAAAACATTTCAAACGTTGTATTTGATAGAAGTGGTTACTTATACCACGGCCGTATTTCAGCTTTGGCAGATGCCGCACGTGAAAACGGATTAGAATTCTAG
- the rpsE gene encoding 30S ribosomal protein S5 produces MANRNDSRNNRRNKDDIEDQLVAINRVTKVVKGGQRMRFAALVVVGDKKGRVGFGTGKAQEVPEAIRKAVEDGKKKMINVPKVGTTIPHEVIGHYGSGNILLKPAEAGSGVAAGGAVRIVMDMAGISDVTSKSLGSNTPINVVRATIDGLKKLRTSEEVEKLRQVKSAD; encoded by the coding sequence ATGGCAAACCGCAACGATTCTCGCAATAATCGTAGAAACAAAGACGATATCGAAGATCAATTAGTAGCTATTAATCGTGTCACCAAGGTTGTTAAAGGTGGACAACGTATGAGATTTGCTGCTTTAGTTGTCGTTGGTGATAAAAAGGGTCGTGTAGGATTTGGTACTGGTAAGGCTCAAGAAGTCCCAGAAGCAATCCGTAAAGCCGTTGAGGATGGTAAGAAGAAAATGATCAACGTTCCTAAAGTTGGTACTACTATTCCTCATGAAGTTATCGGTCACTATGGTTCAGGTAACATTTTATTAAAGCCTGCTGAAGCTGGTTCTGGAGTTGCAGCTGGTGGTGCCGTACGTATCGTTATGGATATGGCTGGTATTTCAGATGTTACTTCTAAGTCACTAGGCTCCAACACTCCAATCAACGTTGTTCGTGCAACTATTGATGGATTAAAGAAGCTTAGAACTAGTGAAGAAGTTGAAAAGCTTCGCCAAGTAAAGAGCGCAGATTAG
- the rpmD gene encoding 50S ribosomal protein L30 codes for MTDLKVTLIRSVAHRLPNQRKIVKALGLGRVSSTVVLPDNAATRGALMKIAHLISVEEINK; via the coding sequence ATGACTGATTTAAAAGTTACTTTAATTAGAAGTGTTGCCCACCGTCTACCAAACCAAAGAAAGATCGTTAAAGCTCTTGGTTTAGGTAGAGTAAGCAGTACCGTTGTTCTTCCAGATAACGCTGCTACCCGTGGTGCGTTAATGAAAATTGCTCACTTAATCTCTGTTGAAGAGATTAATAAATAG
- the rplO gene encoding 50S ribosomal protein L15, producing the protein MKLHELHAAEGSRRARKRVGRGTSSGYGKTSGRGQKGQLARQGGHTRLGFEGGQMPLFRTMPKRGFNNVNRKEYAIINLDDLNKFEDGSEVTIENLKENGLVKKELSGVKLLANGELKVKLTVKVNKASEAAKKAVEAAGGTVEVI; encoded by the coding sequence ATGAAGCTTCATGAATTACATGCTGCTGAAGGTTCACGTCGCGCAAGAAAGCGTGTTGGTCGTGGTACTTCAAGTGGTTACGGTAAAACTTCTGGCCGTGGTCAAAAGGGTCAATTAGCTCGTCAAGGCGGTCATACTCGTTTAGGTTTTGAAGGTGGACAAATGCCTTTATTCAGAACTATGCCTAAGCGTGGTTTCAATAATGTTAACCGTAAAGAATATGCAATCATTAATTTAGACGATTTGAACAAGTTTGAAGATGGTTCAGAAGTAACCATTGAAAACCTTAAGGAAAACGGCTTGGTAAAGAAAGAATTATCAGGTGTTAAGTTACTTGCTAACGGTGAATTAAAAGTTAAGTTAACTGTAAAGGTTAACAAAGCTTCTGAAGCTGCTAAAAAAGCAGTTGAAGCCGCTGGCGGAACTGTTGAGGTGATCTAA
- the secY gene encoding preprotein translocase subunit SecY has protein sequence MFSTLKNAFKDKEIRTKIYFTLFILLLYRIGANITVPGVNAKAITQVAQTGLVPMLDTVSGGGLDNYSIFSLGVSPYITAQIVIQLLQMDIVPTLVEWGKQGEVGRRKTNQVTRWLALGVAFVQSIGITLGFNALTQMGLVKNQTPQTYIEIAIIMTAGTMLLTWLGDEITDKGLGNGISVIIFAGIIARLPAGLWQIYKEEIINNSASDRWQGILFFIAVIVAILIVTQLVTWVEQAVRRIPIQYTRRATISGSESFLPLKVNVSGVIPVIFASSFIITPATILMAFQRNHGDQQWFKVLTNIFSLQTTPGVIIYTLLIILFTFFYAFVQVNPEKLAENLQKQGAYIPSVWPGKDTQNYISKMLMKLSTVGSVFLGLVALLPQLATNFWNLPSSIGLGGTSLLIVIGVVLELSRQINGLLMKREYVGFIR, from the coding sequence ATGTTTTCGACCTTGAAGAACGCCTTTAAGGATAAAGAAATTAGAACGAAGATTTACTTCACTCTCTTTATTCTTTTGCTATATCGCATCGGAGCTAATATTACTGTTCCGGGTGTTAATGCAAAGGCGATCACTCAAGTAGCACAAACTGGTTTGGTTCCTATGTTAGATACTGTATCTGGTGGGGGATTGGACAATTATTCAATTTTTTCATTGGGTGTTTCCCCGTATATTACCGCACAAATTGTTATTCAATTGTTGCAAATGGACATTGTTCCTACATTGGTTGAATGGGGTAAACAAGGTGAAGTTGGACGTCGTAAAACTAATCAAGTTACAAGATGGTTAGCACTTGGTGTTGCCTTTGTACAAAGTATTGGGATTACGTTAGGATTCAATGCATTAACCCAAATGGGGCTAGTTAAAAATCAAACTCCTCAAACTTATATTGAAATTGCTATTATCATGACGGCAGGAACAATGTTGTTAACTTGGCTGGGTGATGAAATTACTGATAAAGGTTTAGGTAATGGTATCTCAGTAATAATTTTTGCAGGTATCATTGCTCGTCTTCCAGCGGGATTATGGCAAATTTATAAGGAAGAAATTATTAATAATAGTGCTAGTGATCGTTGGCAAGGTATCTTGTTCTTCATCGCGGTTATTGTAGCAATCCTTATCGTAACTCAACTTGTTACATGGGTTGAACAAGCTGTTCGTCGTATTCCAATTCAATATACTAGAAGAGCGACTATCAGTGGTTCAGAAAGTTTTCTACCATTAAAAGTTAATGTATCTGGAGTTATTCCGGTTATTTTTGCCAGTTCATTCATTATTACACCGGCAACCATTTTAATGGCCTTTCAAAGAAACCATGGCGATCAACAATGGTTCAAAGTGCTAACTAATATTTTTAGTTTACAGACCACCCCTGGAGTAATTATATATACACTTTTAATTATTTTATTTACATTCTTCTATGCTTTTGTTCAGGTTAACCCTGAGAAGCTAGCTGAAAACTTGCAAAAACAAGGTGCTTATATTCCAAGTGTTTGGCCAGGTAAAGATACTCAAAATTATATTTCAAAAATGTTAATGAAATTATCAACTGTTGGTTCAGTTTTCTTAGGCTTAGTTGCACTTTTACCACAGTTGGCTACAAACTTCTGGAACTTGCCAAGTTCTATTGGTTTGGGAGGAACAAGTCTATTAATTGTAATAGGTGTTGTCTTAGAATTATCTCGCCAAATTAACGGATTGTTAATGAAGAGAGAATATGTTGGATTCATCAGATAG
- a CDS encoding adenylate kinase has product MINLILLGLPGAGKGTASERIVDKYHLTHISTGDMFREAMANETKVGLEAKSYIDKGNLVPDEVTAKLVEERLSQPDIKEGFILDGFPRTTVQAELLDGITKRLNKPLTNVIALEVDEDVLVERLSARFMCKNCGATYNKLSKKPKVEGTCDRCGGHEFYQREDDKPEVVKNRLEVNEKMNAPLKDFYKNKGLLTVINGEQTPEKVFEDIDAVLSKEQ; this is encoded by the coding sequence ATGATTAACTTAATTCTTTTAGGTTTGCCAGGTGCTGGTAAAGGTACAGCATCCGAGCGAATTGTTGATAAATATCACTTAACTCATATTTCAACTGGGGATATGTTTAGGGAAGCAATGGCTAATGAGACCAAAGTTGGTCTTGAAGCTAAAAGTTATATCGACAAGGGTAACTTGGTGCCAGATGAAGTTACTGCTAAATTAGTTGAAGAACGTTTAAGTCAACCTGATATTAAAGAAGGCTTTATCTTAGATGGTTTTCCAAGAACTACTGTCCAAGCAGAACTTTTAGATGGAATTACTAAACGTTTAAATAAGCCTTTAACTAATGTTATTGCGCTTGAAGTAGACGAAGATGTTTTAGTTGAACGTTTATCAGCTCGATTCATGTGTAAGAATTGTGGCGCAACCTACAATAAGCTTTCAAAGAAACCTAAAGTAGAAGGTACTTGTGATCGCTGTGGTGGTCATGAATTTTATCAACGTGAAGATGATAAGCCAGAAGTAGTTAAGAATCGTCTTGAAGTGAATGAAAAGATGAATGCACCTTTGAAGGACTTCTATAAAAATAAAGGTTTGCTTACTGTAATTAACGGTGAACAAACTCCAGAAAAAGTCTTTGAAGATATTGATGCGGTATTAAGTAAAGAACAGTAG
- the infA gene encoding translation initiation factor IF-1 — protein sequence MAKDDVIEVEGKVVDTLPNAMFKVELENGAIILAHVSGKIRMHYIRILPGDRVTVELSPYDLTKGRITYRFIK from the coding sequence TTGGCAAAAGATGATGTCATTGAAGTAGAAGGTAAGGTAGTAGATACCTTACCTAATGCTATGTTTAAAGTTGAATTGGAAAATGGAGCTATTATTTTAGCACACGTTTCCGGTAAAATTAGAATGCACTACATTAGAATTTTGCCTGGAGATCGTGTTACTGTAGAACTATCTCCATACGATTTAACTAAAGGTAGAATTACGTATCGATTTATAAAGTAA
- the rpmJ gene encoding 50S ribosomal protein L36, which translates to MKVRPSVKPMCEHCKVIKRHGRVMVICPANPKHKQRQG; encoded by the coding sequence ATGAAGGTTAGACCATCTGTTAAACCAATGTGTGAACATTGTAAAGTTATTAAGAGACATGGCCGTGTTATGGTTATTTGCCCAGCAAATCCAAAGCACAAGCAACGTCAAGGTTAA
- the rpsM gene encoding 30S ribosomal protein S13, whose protein sequence is MARIAGVDLPRDKRVVVALTYIYGIGEPTAKKICADAGVSEDIRSKDLTPEDQEKLRSEVDKYRVEGDLRRQVSMNIKRLVDIGSYRGMRHRRGLPVRGQNTKNNARTRKGTKRNR, encoded by the coding sequence ATGGCACGTATTGCTGGTGTTGACTTACCAAGAGATAAAAGAGTCGTTGTCGCTTTAACATACATTTATGGTATTGGTGAACCAACAGCTAAGAAAATTTGTGCAGATGCAGGTGTTTCTGAAGACATTCGTTCAAAGGATTTGACTCCAGAAGACCAAGAAAAGCTTCGTTCAGAAGTTGACAAGTACCGTGTTGAAGGTGACTTACGTCGTCAAGTCAGCATGAATATCAAGCGTTTAGTTGATATTGGTTCATACCGTGGTATGCGTCATCGTCGCGGACTTCCAGTTCGTGGTCAAAATACCAAGAACAATGCTCGTACTCGTAAGGGTACTAAGAGAAACCGTTAA
- the rpsK gene encoding 30S ribosomal protein S11, which translates to MPKTARKRRVKKHVESGVAHIHSTFNNTLVMITDVQGNAVAWSSAGALGFKGSRKSTPFAAQMAAEAAAKSAMDQGMKHVEVSVKGPGAGRESAIRSLQATGLEITAIRDVTPVPHNGSRPPKRRRV; encoded by the coding sequence ATGCCTAAAACAGCACGTAAGCGTCGTGTGAAGAAGCATGTCGAAAGCGGCGTTGCTCATATTCATTCTACGTTTAATAATACTTTAGTCATGATTACTGACGTTCAAGGTAATGCAGTTGCTTGGTCTTCAGCCGGTGCATTAGGTTTTAAGGGTAGTCGTAAGTCTACTCCATTTGCAGCTCAAATGGCAGCTGAAGCAGCAGCTAAGAGTGCAATGGACCAAGGCATGAAACATGTAGAAGTTTCAGTTAAAGGTCCTGGTGCTGGTCGTGAATCTGCAATTAGATCACTTCAAGCAACTGGTCTTGAAATCACTGCAATTCGTGACGTTACGCCAGTTCCCCACAATGGTTCTAGACCACCAAAACGTCGTCGTGTTTAA
- a CDS encoding DNA-directed RNA polymerase subunit alpha: MIEFEKPNITVVEQEDSYGKFVVEPLERGFGTTLGNSLRRVLLTSIPGTGLVYVQIDGVLHEFATVPGVREDVTKIILNLKKLELKSLSDEQKVIELDVEGPATVTADDLKVDADVQVLNPDQYICTIAEGGHLHMQIAVKNGRGYVPASDNKSEDMPIGVIPVDSLFSPIKKVNYQVESTRVGKRDDFDKLTLEIWTDGSIKPNDALSFAAKILVEHFKVFESADANTKFSEVMVEKEDDKKEKKLEMTIEELDLSVRSYNCLKRAGINTLQELTDKTEADMMRVRNLGRKSLEEVKNKLADLGLSLRQED; encoded by the coding sequence ATGATTGAATTTGAAAAACCAAATATTACCGTTGTTGAACAAGAAGATTCTTACGGTAAGTTTGTTGTTGAACCACTTGAAAGAGGCTTTGGTACAACTTTAGGTAATTCTTTACGTAGAGTTTTACTTACTTCTATTCCAGGTACAGGACTTGTTTATGTACAAATCGATGGCGTTTTACACGAGTTCGCAACAGTTCCTGGCGTAAGAGAAGATGTAACTAAGATCATTCTGAATTTAAAGAAACTTGAGTTAAAGTCTCTTTCAGATGAACAAAAAGTTATTGAATTGGACGTTGAAGGTCCTGCCACTGTTACTGCTGATGATCTTAAAGTTGATGCAGACGTTCAAGTTTTGAACCCGGATCAATATATTTGTACCATTGCTGAAGGTGGACATTTGCATATGCAAATCGCAGTTAAGAATGGCCGCGGTTATGTTCCTGCAAGTGACAATAAGAGTGAAGACATGCCAATTGGCGTTATTCCTGTTGATTCACTTTTCTCACCAATTAAAAAGGTTAACTATCAAGTAGAATCAACTCGTGTTGGTAAGAGAGACGATTTTGACAAGCTCACTTTAGAGATTTGGACTGACGGTTCAATCAAGCCTAATGACGCCCTTAGTTTTGCAGCTAAAATTTTGGTAGAACACTTTAAAGTGTTTGAATCTGCAGATGCAAATACTAAATTTAGCGAAGTTATGGTGGAAAAAGAAGACGATAAGAAGGAAAAGAAGCTTGAAATGACTATTGAAGAGCTTGACCTTTCAGTTCGTTCTTATAACTGCCTTAAGCGTGCGGGAATTAATACTTTGCAAGAGTTAACTGATAAAACTGAAGCAGATATGATGCGCGTACGTAACTTAGGACGTAAATCATTGGAAGAAGTTAAGAACAAATTAGCTGACTTAGGACTTTCACTTCGTCAAGAAGATTAA
- the rplQ gene encoding 50S ribosomal protein L17 has protein sequence MAYRKLGRDSAHRKAMLREMTTQLIINERIVTTEARAKEIRKTAEKMITLGKRGDLAARRKAAAFVRDEIADVKEEEDAVVVKSALQKLFSDIAPRYKDRNGGYTRIMKLALARKGDAAPMVILELV, from the coding sequence ATGGCATACCGTAAATTAGGTCGCGATAGTGCACATAGAAAAGCAATGCTTAGAGAAATGACTACTCAATTGATCATTAATGAACGCATTGTTACAACTGAAGCACGTGCTAAAGAAATTCGTAAGACAGCCGAAAAGATGATTACCTTAGGTAAGCGTGGCGATTTAGCTGCAAGAAGAAAGGCTGCTGCATTTGTACGTGATGAAATCGCAGATGTTAAAGAAGAAGAAGATGCAGTTGTTGTTAAGTCAGCATTGCAAAAACTTTTCAGCGATATTGCACCTCGTTACAAAGACCGTAATGGTGGTTACACCAGAATTATGAAGTTAGCATTAGCTCGTAAAGGTGATGCTGCTCCAATGGTTATTCTTGAATTAGTTTAA
- a CDS encoding energy-coupling factor ABC transporter ATP-binding protein, with product MNKNIIEFKNVTFTYPEATKSAVKNVNLNIQRGSWTTILGRNGSGKSTVTRLINGLLIPDDQEKSKIIVDDIPLSEKNVWKIRDLVGIVFQNPDNQFVGATVADDVAFGLENRGIPRDEMLKIVPEAIKSVSMSDYINSEPSNLSGGQKQRVAIAGVLAVHPKIIILDEATSMLDPEGRQNILNIILKIKKRDNLTILSITHDIDEAQLADQVIILNDGIKVDQGTPNEIFNKVDQLKELGLDVPFAFKLKHKLSKAGISVPDYVNSEEKLVKFLCQLNSKM from the coding sequence TTGAATAAAAATATTATAGAATTTAAAAATGTGACTTTTACTTATCCTGAAGCCACAAAATCTGCAGTAAAAAATGTAAATTTGAACATTCAAAGAGGATCGTGGACAACAATTTTAGGTCGTAATGGAAGTGGAAAATCAACCGTAACACGGCTTATTAATGGATTGTTGATTCCTGATGATCAAGAAAAATCAAAAATTATTGTAGATGATATCCCGCTAAGTGAAAAAAATGTATGGAAGATCCGAGATCTTGTAGGTATTGTATTTCAAAATCCAGATAATCAATTTGTAGGTGCTACCGTTGCAGATGATGTTGCTTTTGGATTGGAAAATCGTGGAATTCCTCGTGATGAAATGCTAAAAATTGTGCCAGAAGCTATTAAAAGTGTGAGCATGTCAGATTATATTAATAGTGAACCAAGTAATCTCTCAGGTGGTCAAAAGCAACGTGTAGCTATTGCTGGAGTTCTTGCAGTTCATCCTAAAATTATAATATTAGATGAGGCTACTTCGATGCTTGATCCTGAAGGTAGACAAAATATTTTAAATATTATTCTAAAAATAAAAAAACGTGACAATCTTACTATTTTATCTATTACTCATGATATTGATGAAGCCCAATTAGCTGATCAAGTTATCATTTTGAATGATGGAATAAAAGTAGACCAAGGAACTCCAAATGAAATTTTTAATAAAGTAGATCAATTAAAAGAATTGGGCTTAGATGTTCCATTTGCTTTTAAATTAAAACATAAATTATCCAAAGCTGGAATTTCAGTTCCTGATTATGTAAATTCGGAAGAAAAGTTGGTGAAGTTTTTATGTCAATTGAATTCAAAAATGTAA
- a CDS encoding energy-coupling factor transporter ATPase — protein MSIEFKNVSYVYSPNSPLEKKGLDNVNFELKDGNFTAIIGHTGSGKSTLMQHFNALFKPSEGEIKIAGYTITPATTNKHLKNLRRHVSLVFQFPESQLFENTVIDDIAFGPKNFGYSEKEAYSLAEKWLKKVGLPEEIASRSPFELSGGQMRRVAIAGVMAYEPDILCLDEPAAGLDPYARKQMMQLFKEYQKAGHTVILVTHNMDDVANYADDVLIMEHGKLIKHASPKIVFSDNEWLKKHQVLKPTATEFASKLSNYKFENEPLTLDELVNEIKKNVKG, from the coding sequence ATGTCAATTGAATTCAAAAATGTAAGTTACGTTTATTCACCAAATTCTCCTTTAGAAAAAAAGGGATTGGATAATGTCAATTTTGAATTAAAAGATGGTAATTTTACTGCTATTATAGGTCACACAGGAAGTGGGAAATCCACTTTAATGCAACATTTTAATGCCTTATTTAAGCCTAGCGAAGGTGAAATAAAAATTGCAGGTTACACCATTACTCCTGCAACAACAAATAAGCATTTAAAAAATTTACGACGCCATGTTAGTTTGGTATTTCAATTTCCTGAATCTCAATTATTTGAGAATACTGTAATCGATGATATTGCTTTTGGTCCTAAAAATTTTGGCTATTCTGAAAAAGAAGCTTATAGCTTAGCTGAGAAGTGGTTGAAAAAAGTAGGTCTTCCAGAGGAGATAGCTTCTCGTTCCCCATTTGAATTATCAGGAGGTCAGATGCGCCGGGTAGCAATTGCAGGGGTAATGGCTTATGAACCGGATATTTTATGTTTGGATGAACCAGCAGCTGGACTTGATCCTTATGCAAGAAAACAAATGATGCAATTATTCAAAGAATATCAAAAAGCTGGTCATACGGTTATTTTAGTTACCCATAATATGGACGATGTTGCCAATTATGCCGATGATGTATTAATTATGGAACATGGTAAATTAATTAAACATGCGAGTCCTAAAATAGTATTTTCAGATAATGAATGGCTTAAAAAACATCAAGTTTTAAAACCAACAGCAACCGAGTTTGCATCTAAATTATCAAATTATAAATTTGAAAATGAACCATTAACTTTAGATGAATTGGTTAATGAAATAAAGAAAAATGTGAAGGGATGA
- a CDS encoding energy-coupling factor transporter transmembrane component T family protein, which produces MSKILIGRYIPGDSLIYKMDPRGKLLATIFFILIIFLANNWITYGILIIFSLAAVYATKLRPKVFWDGIKPLIWLIFFTSLLQLFFTSGGTTYWKWSIFTISSYGITNAIYIFIRFTLIILISTVMTLTTMPLEIANAMEWLLTPLKYLRVPVDKIALVMSIALRFVPTLFDETVKIMNAQRSRGADFNDGGLIKRAKAIAPLLVPLFIESLETAVELSTAMEARGYRGSEGRSRYRILRWSKYDLICLGYFVILVGLLLVFRTR; this is translated from the coding sequence GTGAGTAAAATTTTAATTGGGCGCTATATCCCAGGCGACTCGCTTATTTATAAAATGGATCCTCGAGGGAAATTACTTGCAACAATTTTCTTTATTTTGATTATTTTTTTAGCAAATAATTGGATTACCTATGGCATTTTAATAATATTTAGTTTAGCAGCGGTGTATGCGACGAAATTGCGACCAAAGGTTTTTTGGGATGGAATAAAACCTTTAATTTGGTTGATATTCTTTACGTCGCTTTTGCAATTGTTCTTCACTAGTGGAGGAACGACGTATTGGAAATGGTCCATTTTTACGATTTCAAGTTACGGAATTACCAATGCGATCTATATTTTTATTAGATTTACATTGATAATTTTAATATCCACAGTAATGACTTTGACGACAATGCCTTTGGAAATTGCGAATGCAATGGAATGGCTACTAACGCCACTTAAATATTTGAGAGTTCCTGTCGATAAAATTGCGCTGGTGATGTCAATAGCGCTGAGATTTGTGCCTACGTTGTTTGATGAAACTGTAAAAATTATGAATGCGCAACGATCGCGAGGAGCAGATTTTAATGATGGGGGACTGATTAAACGTGCTAAAGCTATCGCACCTTTGTTAGTTCCGCTTTTTATTGAATCCTTAGAAACCGCAGTTGAACTTTCAACAGCAATGGAAGCGCGCGGATACAGAGGAAGCGAAGGAAGAAGCCGCTATCGAATTTTAAGATGGTCTAAATATGATTTGATCTGTCTGGGATATTTTGTGATTTTAGTTGGATTATTGTTAGTTTTTAGGACAAGGTAG
- the truA gene encoding tRNA pseudouridine(38-40) synthase TruA — translation MTTRYKMTMAYDGHLFHGFQMQPNQRTVQGEIEKALQKMTKGKRVIVEGSGRTDAGVHALGQVIHFDYPGNVIPADRMILALNSMMPMDIIFKECEIVSEDFHVRYSAKGKWYRYRVSLDRFVNPFKRFYTGHYPYPLEVERMQIAAKDLIGTHDFTSFAASGGQIIDKVRTMYYVNIEKDEKENEIVFDFICSGFLYNMVRILVGALLEIGNGKRPVDDFPRIIAAKNRQEVRETAQASGLYLYHVFYDELPKKYRQDLDL, via the coding sequence ATGACGACAAGATATAAAATGACGATGGCCTACGATGGTCATCTTTTTCATGGCTTTCAAATGCAACCTAATCAGCGGACTGTTCAAGGAGAAATTGAGAAAGCACTTCAAAAAATGACTAAGGGAAAGCGTGTGATAGTTGAAGGATCTGGAAGAACAGATGCTGGTGTTCACGCACTGGGCCAAGTAATTCACTTTGATTATCCAGGGAATGTAATTCCAGCTGATAGAATGATTTTGGCACTGAATTCAATGATGCCAATGGATATTATTTTTAAAGAATGTGAAATAGTTAGTGAAGATTTCCATGTAAGATATAGTGCAAAGGGCAAGTGGTATCGTTATCGAGTAAGCTTAGATCGCTTTGTAAACCCGTTTAAGCGATTTTATACGGGACACTATCCTTATCCTTTAGAAGTGGAAAGAATGCAGATAGCGGCTAAGGATTTAATAGGGACGCATGATTTTACTAGTTTTGCAGCTAGTGGAGGTCAAATTATTGATAAAGTTAGAACCATGTATTATGTGAACATAGAAAAAGATGAAAAGGAGAATGAAATCGTTTTTGATTTCATTTGTTCAGGATTTTTGTATAACATGGTTAGAATTTTAGTAGGAGCACTTTTAGAAATTGGTAACGGTAAACGTCCAGTTGATGATTTTCCTAGAATAATTGCTGCTAAAAATCGCCAGGAAGTCCGAGAAACGGCTCAAGCAAGTGGTTTGTATTTATATCATGTTTTTTATGATGAATTACCCAAAAAATACCGCCAAGATCTTGATTTATAA